Proteins encoded together in one Anaerococcus murdochii window:
- the rpsT gene encoding 30S ribosomal protein S20 translates to MANIKSSQKRIEVAKRNNLRNKSRKSEIKTYIKKFEAAVEAGNLEEAREIFKVVDKKLKQAESKNVIHKNRVAATTSKLARKLNA, encoded by the coding sequence ATGGCAAATATTAAATCAAGTCAAAAAAGAATAGAAGTTGCTAAGAGAAATAACCTTAGAAACAAATCTAGAAAATCAGAAATCAAGACATACATCAAAAAATTTGAAGCTGCAGTAGAAGCAGGCAATCTTGAAGAAGCTAGAGAAATCTTTAAAGTAGTTGACAAAAAGCTAAAACAAGCTGAAAGCAAAAATGTTATCCACAAAAACAGAGTAGCAGCAACTACATCAAAATTAGCTAGAAAACTAAACGCATAA
- the grpE gene encoding nucleotide exchange factor GrpE: protein MADDIKKDENLDEEARDIKDIEDEIEADLDEEIIDAEIVDDEKDASGNNEYIEKYQRLMADFANYKQREEKAKADFKKFASSSLIEKLLPVLDNFDRALKDKDPEDPFVKGVIMTRDELVKTLKNEGLEEIPSDGEKFDHNLHHAVMTEESDTVKEDYIIETFQKGYTLNGRILRPAMVKVSK, encoded by the coding sequence TTGGCAGACGATATCAAAAAAGACGAAAATCTCGACGAAGAAGCCAGAGATATAAAGGATATAGAAGACGAAATAGAAGCAGACCTTGATGAAGAAATAATTGACGCAGAAATAGTTGATGATGAAAAAGATGCTTCAGGAAATAACGAATATATAGAAAAATACCAAAGATTAATGGCTGACTTTGCAAATTACAAGCAAAGGGAAGAAAAGGCCAAGGCAGATTTTAAGAAGTTTGCATCAAGCTCTTTGATAGAAAAATTATTGCCAGTTCTTGATAATTTCGATAGGGCTCTCAAGGATAAGGACCCAGAAGACCCATTTGTTAAGGGTGTTATAATGACAAGAGATGAACTTGTCAAAACTCTTAAAAATGAAGGTCTAGAAGAAATCCCATCAGACGGCGAAAAATTTGATCACAATCTTCACCATGCAGTCATGACAGAAGAAAGTGACACTGTTAAAGAAGATTATATTATAGAAACATTCCAAAAAGGATATACATTAAACGGCAGAATCCTTAGACCAGCAATGGTTAAGGTAAGCAAGTAG
- a CDS encoding RNA polymerase sigma factor yields the protein MDIEKIYRIYFDDLYRFLLYLCKNKEVAQDICSESFIKAMKNIENIEDSKVKSYLFQIGKNTYYNYYKKNNRIVLTENTEDFDLALESFEKDILEKENLTALERAINKLENPYKDIVKLRLNDLSFKEIGEIYNKNQNWACVVYHRAKEKLKILLEEKNE from the coding sequence ATGGATATAGAAAAAATTTATAGGATATATTTTGACGACTTATATAGGTTTTTGCTGTATCTATGCAAAAACAAAGAAGTTGCCCAGGATATATGTTCAGAGTCTTTTATAAAAGCTATGAAAAATATAGAAAATATAGAAGATTCAAAGGTCAAATCCTACCTATTTCAAATAGGCAAAAATACCTATTACAACTATTATAAGAAAAACAATAGGATTGTACTAACAGAAAATACCGAAGATTTTGACTTAGCTTTGGAATCTTTTGAGAAAGATATTTTGGAAAAAGAAAATTTAACTGCTTTAGAAAGAGCAATAAATAAGCTTGAAAATCCCTACAAAGATATAGTTAAACTCAGACTAAACGACTTATCTTTTAAGGAAATTGGAGAAATTTACAACAAAAACCAAAACTGGGCCTGTGTTGTCTACCACAGGGCAAAAGAAAAATTAAAAATATTATTGGAGGAAAAAAATGAATAA
- a CDS encoding 3-hydroxyacyl-CoA dehydrogenase, protein MTIQKVTIAGGGVLGAQIAYAAAFHGYDVTIWGRRDDSIERIKPRVDRLHQIYSEELEVAPSYIGEKNPNYPRSFFASKEEITEERIAELKEVNEKVYKSFIYTTDLEEGFGHADLVIEAIAEVVDQKKDFYEKIAPFLKEEAILVTNSSTLLPSMFREYTGREERFLSLHFANNIHRQNLAEVMKHDKTDDGVMKEVVEFARSIGMYPAVLRKEQPGYILNSILVPVLGAGLTLYGNDVADPVDIDMDWKIGTGSPKGPFEIIDLVGLTTVINILSNNPASQDPSTPIGKAMIKLKEMADKGHIGIESGQGFYKYK, encoded by the coding sequence ATGACAATACAAAAAGTAACAATAGCTGGCGGTGGTGTTTTGGGTGCACAAATTGCCTATGCAGCAGCCTTTCATGGATATGACGTAACAATTTGGGGAAGACGTGATGATTCAATCGAAAGAATCAAACCAAGAGTGGACCGTCTACATCAAATATATAGCGAAGAACTAGAAGTGGCTCCTTCTTATATTGGTGAGAAAAATCCAAACTACCCAAGATCATTTTTTGCTTCTAAAGAAGAAATTACTGAAGAAAGAATAGCTGAACTAAAAGAAGTTAACGAAAAAGTCTATAAGAGTTTTATATACACAACAGACTTAGAAGAAGGTTTTGGTCATGCAGACCTAGTTATAGAAGCAATTGCTGAAGTAGTTGACCAAAAGAAAGATTTCTATGAAAAAATTGCTCCATTCTTAAAGGAAGAGGCAATCCTTGTAACCAACTCTTCAACCCTACTACCTTCAATGTTTAGGGAATATACTGGTAGAGAAGAAAGGTTTTTAAGCCTTCACTTTGCAAATAATATCCACAGACAAAACTTAGCTGAGGTTATGAAACACGATAAGACCGATGATGGAGTAATGAAAGAAGTTGTTGAATTCGCAAGATCAATTGGTATGTATCCAGCTGTATTAAGAAAGGAACAACCAGGCTATATTCTAAACTCAATCCTTGTTCCAGTTCTAGGAGCAGGACTTACCCTATATGGAAATGATGTAGCAGACCCAGTTGACATCGACATGGACTGGAAAATCGGAACAGGTTCACCAAAGGGTCCATTTGAGATAATTGACTTAGTAGGCCTAACTACAGTTATCAATATCTTAAGTAATAATCCTGCATCACAAGACCCATCAACACCAATTGGTAAGGCTATGATCAAGCTAAAAGAAATGGCAGATAAGGGACATATTGGTATAGAATCTGGTCAAGGCTTCTATAAATATAAGTAG
- the lepB gene encoding signal peptidase I, translating into MNEENKQIKKENSLLNTIWDWVKTILIALAITFFVKAFIIDATRVAGKSMLNTLHDGDMLMVNKIGKHFRDYKRGEIVILHAPDYPNRLYVKRVIGTPGDLVELKDGDVYINGEKLEEKYVSVDETLAKTEQTGWVLGDKEYLVFGDNRANSNDSRDFGQIYKEEIVGHAFFRIYPFEDAGLIDNNPYGN; encoded by the coding sequence ATGAATGAAGAAAACAAACAAATAAAAAAAGAAAATTCACTATTAAATACCATTTGGGATTGGGTTAAAACCATCCTTATCGCCTTGGCTATTACATTTTTTGTTAAGGCTTTTATCATTGATGCAACAAGGGTAGCGGGCAAGTCTATGCTAAATACCCTCCACGATGGAGATATGCTTATGGTTAATAAAATCGGCAAGCATTTTAGGGACTATAAGAGGGGAGAGATTGTAATTTTGCATGCTCCTGATTATCCAAACAGACTTTATGTAAAAAGAGTAATCGGTACTCCTGGCGATCTTGTTGAGTTAAAAGATGGTGATGTATACATCAACGGTGAAAAACTTGAAGAAAAATATGTTTCAGTTGACGAAACCCTTGCCAAGACAGAACAAACAGGTTGGGTCCTTGGTGATAAGGAATATTTAGTTTTTGGTGATAACAGAGCCAATTCTAATGATTCAAGGGATTTTGGACAAATTTATAAAGAAGAGATTGTAGGCCATGCATTTTTTAGGATTTATCCTTTTGAAGATGCAGGTTTAATTGATAACAATCCTTATGGAAATTAA
- a CDS encoding GNAT family N-acetyltransferase translates to MDIKVDFTDLLIRIDRLTLRAFNDNDLEDFYEYAKTPGLGEMAGWPHHESIDDTREVLERFKKNKDVLAIEKDGKVIGSIGLHPVDAEFYKDFEDKKGKEIGFVLSEAFQRQKIMTEAVKALMKYAFEELDLDYISAGYFRNNFKSRSFQKKLGFTYYGSHIVKIPLGIVAPVHQTIFTKEDYQNNKTGHVEEKKNPKASQELVLKSDSEIIKRLYFEKENEFVPKNSDNPYYIIVIEGRIRVISENKEYTYFPADALRISKGQDFKIISRSDAKVVLIEMTGKNE, encoded by the coding sequence ATGGATATTAAAGTTGATTTTACTGATTTGCTAATTAGAATTGACAGGCTAACACTAAGAGCTTTTAATGATAATGACTTGGAAGATTTTTACGAATACGCCAAGACACCAGGACTTGGAGAAATGGCTGGCTGGCCTCATCATGAAAGTATAGATGATACTAGGGAAGTTTTAGAAAGATTTAAGAAAAACAAGGATGTTCTTGCTATAGAAAAGGATGGGAAAGTTATTGGATCAATCGGACTTCATCCTGTGGATGCTGAGTTTTATAAAGACTTTGAAGATAAAAAGGGCAAGGAAATAGGATTTGTATTAAGCGAAGCTTTCCAAAGGCAAAAAATAATGACCGAAGCTGTAAAAGCCCTTATGAAATATGCCTTTGAGGAATTAGACCTTGACTATATTTCAGCTGGTTATTTTAGGAACAATTTTAAGTCTAGGTCTTTTCAGAAAAAATTGGGTTTTACTTATTATGGAAGCCATATTGTGAAAATTCCGCTTGGAATTGTAGCGCCTGTCCATCAAACAATTTTTACTAAAGAAGATTATCAAAACAATAAGACTGGCCATGTGGAAGAGAAAAAAAATCCTAAAGCGAGCCAAGAATTAGTATTGAAATCAGACTCTGAAATCATAAAGAGATTGTATTTTGAAAAGGAAAATGAATTCGTTCCAAAAAATAGCGACAATCCTTATTATATTATTGTTATTGAGGGTAGGATTAGGGTTATTTCTGAAAATAAGGAATATACTTATTTTCCAGCCGATGCCCTAAGGATAAGTAAAGGCCAGGATTTTAAGATTATATCAAGATCTGATGCCAAAGTAGTATTGATAGAAATGACAGGTAAGAATGAATAA
- the lepA gene encoding translation elongation factor 4, which yields MTKKKDNIRNFSIIAHIDHGKSTLADRLIERSENISQRDIKEQMLDDMELEQERGITIKLKSIKIHYKANDGKVYDLNLIDTPGHVDFNYEVSRSLKACEGAILVVDASQGVEAQTLANTYLALEQDLEILPVLNKIDLPSARVDEVKLEIEHQIGLDTDKAPLVSAKTGLNIEDVLEDIVENIPAPEDHDDKPLKALIFDSYYDSYVGVICYIRVFEGVVRPGDEIKMMNTGKVFEVNQVGYTSRGRIATKELRSGDVGFIEASIKQVKDARVGDTITTVENPTDKPLTGYKEVLPMVYSGIYPAEGESFDKLRDSLEKLQVNDAALVFEQENSQALGVGLRAGFLGLLHMDIITQRLEREYDLDIIATAPSVIYKLKLKGQDNEKELQNPNDFPDPTEIQYIKEPVTISEIITPKDYIGQVMDLAQSRRGELINMTYIDESRVSIKYKIPLSEVIYNFFDSLKSRTKGYASLDYEVTDYQVSDLVKLDILINEQNVDALSLIVHRDNAYSRGRGIVEKLKDEIPRQQFAVPIQAAIGGKIIARETVRALRKDVIAKCYGGDISRKKKLLEKQKEGKKKMRQLGNVEVPQDAFLAVLKLDDE from the coding sequence ATGACAAAGAAAAAAGATAATATTAGGAATTTTTCTATCATTGCCCACATCGACCACGGAAAGTCAACTCTTGCTGATAGGCTTATAGAAAGAAGCGAAAATATCAGCCAAAGGGATATAAAAGAGCAGATGCTTGATGATATGGAGCTTGAGCAGGAACGTGGGATTACAATTAAATTAAAATCAATTAAAATCCACTACAAGGCTAATGATGGAAAAGTTTATGACCTAAATCTAATTGATACTCCAGGCCATGTTGACTTTAACTATGAGGTTTCAAGATCTCTTAAGGCATGTGAGGGGGCTATTCTTGTTGTTGATGCTAGTCAAGGTGTAGAAGCACAAACTTTGGCCAATACTTATTTGGCACTTGAACAAGATTTGGAAATCCTTCCAGTTTTAAATAAAATCGACCTACCAAGCGCTAGAGTTGATGAAGTTAAACTTGAGATTGAACACCAAATTGGTCTTGATACTGATAAGGCACCTTTGGTGTCAGCAAAAACCGGCCTAAATATTGAAGATGTTCTAGAAGATATAGTTGAAAATATACCAGCACCAGAAGATCACGATGATAAACCGCTTAAGGCTCTTATTTTTGACTCTTATTACGATTCCTATGTGGGAGTAATTTGTTACATAAGAGTTTTTGAAGGGGTAGTTCGTCCTGGTGATGAAATTAAGATGATGAATACTGGCAAGGTTTTTGAAGTAAACCAAGTTGGCTATACATCAAGAGGCAGGATTGCTACCAAAGAACTTAGGTCTGGTGACGTTGGTTTTATCGAAGCATCTATAAAGCAAGTTAAGGATGCAAGAGTTGGTGATACTATCACAACAGTAGAAAATCCAACAGATAAACCACTTACTGGTTATAAGGAAGTCCTACCTATGGTTTATTCTGGTATTTATCCAGCAGAAGGCGAATCTTTTGATAAATTGAGGGACTCGCTTGAAAAGCTCCAGGTAAATGACGCAGCCTTAGTATTTGAACAAGAAAATTCTCAGGCCCTAGGTGTTGGTCTAAGGGCAGGTTTCCTTGGACTTTTACACATGGATATCATTACCCAGAGGCTTGAAAGGGAATATGACCTTGATATCATCGCAACAGCTCCATCTGTAATTTACAAGCTTAAGTTAAAGGGTCAGGATAATGAAAAGGAATTACAAAATCCTAATGATTTCCCAGATCCAACAGAAATCCAATATATTAAGGAACCTGTAACTATATCTGAAATTATCACTCCAAAAGATTATATAGGCCAAGTAATGGACCTTGCCCAATCTAGACGTGGTGAGTTGATAAATATGACCTACATTGATGAATCCAGGGTGTCAATCAAGTACAAAATCCCTCTAAGCGAGGTAATTTACAACTTCTTTGATTCTTTGAAATCAAGGACAAAGGGCTACGCTTCACTTGATTATGAAGTAACTGACTACCAAGTTTCAGATTTAGTTAAGCTTGATATCTTGATTAACGAGCAAAACGTTGATGCCCTTTCTCTTATCGTTCATAGGGATAATGCCTACTCAAGGGGCCGTGGTATTGTTGAAAAACTAAAGGATGAGATTCCTAGACAACAATTCGCTGTTCCAATCCAGGCTGCTATCGGTGGCAAGATTATTGCAAGAGAAACAGTTAGAGCTCTTAGAAAAGACGTAATCGCTAAGTGCTACGGCGGCGATATTTCAAGAAAGAAAAAGCTTCTTGAAAAACAAAAAGAAGGTAAGAAGAAGATGCGTCAACTTGGTAACGTTGAAGTTCCACAAGACGCCTTCCTTGCAGTATTAAAATTAGATGATGAATAA
- the holA gene encoding DNA polymerase III subunit delta → MKYIDFFKNFSGLKTSGIYLFDSKEEYLNTTIIEEAERLINIKDFNLIKIKGETDFDTIKNSYETYPVMEDRKIIIWQNIDLSKDGVKNYKEILDKLGEDAKDFPPYASFLIFSDTKPFKGKFYKEIAKNGTIVEIDRLNNNELRSFIGRRFIKNNKKISNAYIDEIIGRFSYLSYNSEIDLFEIVNSVDKIISNSNDEIIKKEDIDDQLDQVLNLNIFNLTDAIASKNIKEALKTLLLMEKSGEDLFMIYHMLIRQFRILTAVKSLIQANYNDSFIIKAAQIGSFELRKAKANIRNYSLDELIDINERLMDMEIRSKSEAFEMKDELMKLIAFVGI, encoded by the coding sequence GTGAAATATATTGATTTTTTTAAAAACTTTTCGGGCTTAAAAACATCTGGCATATATTTATTTGATTCCAAAGAGGAATATTTAAATACAACTATAATCGAAGAAGCGGAAAGACTTATAAATATAAAAGATTTTAACCTTATAAAAATAAAGGGAGAGACCGATTTTGACACAATAAAAAATTCCTACGAAACTTATCCGGTCATGGAAGATAGGAAGATTATTATTTGGCAAAATATAGACTTATCCAAGGATGGGGTCAAAAATTATAAGGAAATTTTAGATAAGCTAGGGGAAGATGCTAAGGACTTTCCTCCTTATGCAAGTTTTTTGATTTTTTCAGACACCAAACCATTTAAGGGAAAATTTTATAAGGAAATTGCTAAAAATGGGACAATTGTCGAAATTGATAGACTAAATAATAATGAACTAAGGTCTTTTATCGGCAGAAGATTTATAAAAAATAATAAAAAGATTTCAAATGCTTATATAGATGAGATTATAGGTAGGTTTTCTTATTTGTCTTATAATAGCGAAATTGATTTATTTGAGATTGTAAATTCGGTTGATAAGATAATTTCAAATTCAAATGACGAAATAATAAAAAAAGAAGATATAGATGACCAGCTAGACCAGGTTTTAAATTTAAATATCTTTAATCTTACAGATGCTATTGCCAGCAAAAATATAAAAGAAGCCTTAAAAACCCTTCTTTTAATGGAAAAATCTGGAGAAGACCTCTTTATGATTTACCATATGTTAATAAGACAGTTTAGGATTTTGACAGCTGTAAAAAGTTTGATCCAGGCAAATTATAATGATTCTTTTATAATTAAGGCCGCCCAAATTGGTTCTTTTGAATTAAGAAAAGCCAAGGCTAATATAAGAAATTATTCATTAGACGAATTGATAGATATAAATGAAAGGCTAATGGATATGGAAATAAGATCAAAGTCCGAAGCCTTTGAGATGAAGGATGAATTGATGAAATTAATCGCTTTTGTGGGGATTTAA
- a CDS encoding zf-HC2 domain-containing protein → MNNCEIIKDLLPLYQEDLLSEESKTFVEDHLKTCPECENLLKEEIKIESKNTKPLDFVEKRIKKEARYSTLATIALIGSILIFIMSYLNTPRHIEYDKDLYKVYRNDKIYTVEFSDKVSGIDYTDTEDAIYLDAYSTKYDEIFNKRRLRKSLTFHKDNFKTVLYQNHDSMPNMVIGSGEVHQTLLPRLLLGFYARLSLIGFVGLVLLIFLIEKSRKKAISLPIKTLLIGAPLSLFLAIIAIKGLNTPTYYPMTDFKYIAFLALGIYLFLIFLSIAREQKRM, encoded by the coding sequence ATGAATAATTGTGAAATTATAAAAGATTTGCTTCCCTTATATCAGGAAGATCTCTTAAGCGAAGAATCAAAAACTTTTGTAGAAGACCATTTAAAAACATGTCCTGAGTGCGAAAATCTTTTAAAAGAGGAAATTAAAATTGAAAGTAAAAATACAAAGCCACTTGATTTTGTTGAAAAAAGGATTAAAAAAGAGGCTCGATACTCAACTCTAGCTACTATCGCTCTAATCGGGTCTATCCTAATTTTTATCATGTCATACCTAAATACTCCAAGGCATATTGAGTATGACAAGGACTTATATAAAGTTTATAGGAATGATAAAATATATACTGTGGAATTTTCTGACAAGGTAAGTGGAATTGATTACACTGATACAGAAGACGCCATCTATCTTGATGCCTATTCTACAAAATATGACGAGATTTTTAATAAAAGAAGGCTGCGAAAATCTTTAACTTTCCATAAGGATAATTTTAAAACAGTTCTATATCAAAACCACGATTCCATGCCAAATATGGTTATTGGCTCTGGAGAAGTTCACCAAACCCTCCTTCCTAGATTGTTATTAGGATTTTATGCAAGACTTTCTTTAATAGGTTTTGTAGGCCTTGTACTATTAATATTTTTGATAGAAAAATCAAGAAAAAAAGCCATAAGTCTACCAATAAAAACCCTCCTAATAGGAGCACCCCTATCGCTTTTCCTAGCAATTATTGCTATTAAGGGACTAAATACACCGACCTATTACCCAATGACCGATTTTAAATATATCGCCTTTCTAGCTTTAGGAATATATTTGTTTTTGATCTTCCTAAGCATAGCAAGGGAACAAAAAAGGATGTGA
- the hemW gene encoding radical SAM family heme chaperone HemW has product MNKVGAYIHIPFCEKKCYYCDFAAFPNLESWIEPYVENLIKEIRLYRERMDVLIDSIYIGGGTPSYIDPIFIEKIVGEIYKFKTDLKEFTIEANPKSLDMRKLQTYKALGINRISLGVQSFDDTVLKNIGRNHTSQIAIKDIEMIKNAGFDNLSFDLMLNLPGQDFASVKRDLEMVKELKPKHISWYSLILDKGSRFYALEKQGKLDLMDSDLEVDIFSYLIDQLDNLGLHRYEVSNFAQKGFESFHNKKYWNQEGYLGFGIGAAGYLSNLRYNNTRNLAVYDKMLKSNKIPIINKDFVDKVENEKEYIIFKLRETEGINLEAFRDKYGIDFLEKYKDQINKFKDDGFFEIDKVIKFTKKGMSLSNEFFVEII; this is encoded by the coding sequence ATGAATAAGGTTGGAGCCTATATCCACATTCCTTTTTGCGAGAAAAAGTGCTATTATTGCGATTTTGCAGCCTTTCCTAACTTGGAATCTTGGATAGAGCCTTATGTAGAAAATCTAATTAAAGAAATAAGACTTTATAGGGAGAGGATGGATGTCCTTATCGATTCAATTTACATTGGTGGGGGGACGCCTTCCTATATCGATCCTATATTTATAGAGAAAATTGTAGGTGAAATTTATAAATTTAAGACCGATCTTAAGGAATTTACCATAGAAGCAAACCCTAAGTCGCTTGACATGAGAAAATTGCAAACCTATAAGGCTTTGGGAATTAATAGGATTTCCTTAGGTGTCCAGTCCTTTGATGATACGGTTTTAAAAAATATTGGTAGAAACCATACTAGCCAAATAGCCATCAAAGATATTGAAATGATAAAAAATGCAGGTTTTGATAATCTTTCCTTTGATCTCATGTTAAACTTACCAGGTCAAGATTTTGCTAGTGTGAAAAGAGATTTGGAAATGGTTAAGGAATTAAAACCTAAGCATATTTCTTGGTATTCTTTAATTTTAGATAAGGGTTCAAGGTTTTATGCTCTAGAAAAGCAAGGAAAGCTTGACCTAATGGATTCTGATCTCGAAGTTGATATTTTTTCTTATTTGATAGACCAACTTGATAATCTTGGCCTTCATCGTTATGAGGTATCAAATTTTGCCCAAAAGGGTTTTGAGTCTTTCCATAACAAAAAATATTGGAACCAGGAAGGCTACCTAGGCTTTGGGATTGGAGCAGCAGGTTATCTTTCAAATCTTAGATACAATAATACTAGAAATCTTGCAGTTTACGATAAGATGCTCAAATCAAACAAGATTCCTATAATTAATAAGGATTTTGTTGATAAGGTTGAAAATGAAAAAGAATATATAATTTTCAAACTCAGAGAAACAGAGGGCATAAATCTGGAGGCCTTTAGGGATAAATACGGTATAGACTTTTTGGAAAAATATAAAGACCAAATAAATAAATTTAAAGATGATGGATTTTTTGAAATTGATAAAGTTATAAAATTTACAAAAAAAGGCATGAGCCTATCTAATGAATTTTTTGTAGAAATAATATAG
- the hrcA gene encoding heat-inducible transcriptional repressor HrcA, whose amino-acid sequence MKDRRMQILFTIINSYILGGEPVGSKSLADDYSFDVSAATIRNDMSDLEKKGLLKKAHTSSGRLPSDKGYRFFVDYLLENGLINERPRPDYTSLKDSLDKRYHNATDIVSSATKILAGITNLTAVSVTYKNQIKLIANIEMLRVSESSLLLIVVYDNGLIVNDLIRLNYSPEDEDLEFLNRLLQRELIGSNILDLSDKIRKIEEKLNLNYKYLLDIIQTKMKNESDKDSKKEIKIEGLGNIFRFKEFDDIVKAKEFINLFESPDIITDFLTDKNDKSLVITIGEENEIDQLKENTIITSYFNVDENTIGTIGVVGLTRINYKEVIESIKLVSDLLNQ is encoded by the coding sequence TTGAAAGATAGAAGAATGCAGATACTTTTCACTATCATAAATTCTTATATCTTGGGAGGAGAGCCAGTCGGTTCTAAGTCTTTGGCGGATGATTATTCCTTTGATGTATCAGCTGCCACAATTAGAAACGACATGAGTGATCTTGAGAAAAAAGGTCTCTTGAAAAAGGCCCACACTTCAAGCGGTAGACTCCCATCAGACAAGGGTTATAGGTTTTTTGTAGACTATTTACTTGAAAATGGTCTTATAAATGAAAGGCCTAGACCAGACTATACTAGTTTGAAAGATTCACTAGATAAGAGATACCACAATGCTACGGATATAGTAAGCTCCGCTACAAAGATTTTGGCAGGAATTACAAATCTAACAGCAGTATCAGTTACTTACAAAAATCAAATCAAATTAATTGCTAATATCGAAATGTTAAGGGTAAGCGAATCTTCCTTGCTCTTGATAGTAGTTTATGATAATGGCTTGATAGTAAACGACTTGATTAGGTTAAATTATAGTCCAGAAGACGAAGACCTGGAATTTTTAAACAGGCTCTTGCAAAGAGAGTTAATCGGGTCAAATATTTTAGACTTGTCTGATAAGATTAGGAAAATTGAAGAAAAGTTAAACCTCAATTATAAGTATTTACTCGATATAATCCAAACTAAGATGAAAAACGAATCTGACAAAGATTCGAAAAAAGAAATCAAGATAGAGGGTTTGGGTAATATATTCAGATTCAAAGAATTTGATGATATAGTAAAGGCTAAGGAATTTATCAATCTCTTTGAAAGTCCAGATATTATTACAGATTTTCTAACTGATAAAAATGATAAAAGCCTTGTCATCACTATCGGAGAAGAAAACGAAATCGACCAGTTAAAAGAAAATACAATCATAACTTCATATTTTAATGTAGATGAAAACACCATTGGTACAATCGGTGTGGTAGGTCTAACTAGGATAAATTATAAGGAAGTAATCGAGAGTATTAAACTAGTTTCAGATTTATTAAATCAATAA